One window of Desulfobacca acetoxidans DSM 11109 genomic DNA carries:
- a CDS encoding aminotransferase-like domain-containing protein, with protein sequence MDNLFSDRIADVPRSFIREILKVAIDPSVISFAGGLPNRNLFPVAELRAAANRVFDTVGQEALQYANSEGLLGLREYISHRYREKQGLEISPDNILITNGSQQGLDLLGKTFLNRGDDVIIEEPGYLGAIQALSLYRARFHPVPITDDGMAMDRLREVLATRKPKLMYLVPNFQNPAGITYTDQNREAVAELVQGRNILLVEDDPYRELRFTGTHQTSFRKLLPDQAILLGSFSKIIAPGLRLGWVAAPARIMPKLIVAKQASDLHSNHFAQRLIWQYLADNDIDSHIRTIVQVYSRQQQSMVRGIKTYLPATVGHTHPAGGMFIWLTLPQGISSKRLFDLAIQDKVAFVPGSPFYVDRLETDTLRLNFSCVDEETIGIGMQRLGRAVEKLLEQVNG encoded by the coding sequence ATGGATAATCTTTTTTCAGATCGCATCGCTGATGTGCCCAGGTCGTTTATTCGGGAAATCCTCAAAGTGGCGATAGACCCATCGGTGATCTCCTTTGCCGGGGGTTTGCCAAACCGGAATCTCTTCCCGGTGGCGGAGCTGCGGGCGGCAGCTAACCGGGTATTTGATACCGTGGGCCAGGAAGCGCTGCAGTATGCCAATTCCGAAGGCTTGCTAGGATTGCGGGAATATATTTCCCACAGATACCGTGAAAAGCAAGGTCTGGAAATTTCACCCGACAACATTCTCATCACTAACGGCTCCCAGCAAGGCTTGGATCTTCTGGGCAAAACCTTCTTAAATCGAGGCGATGACGTGATCATCGAAGAGCCCGGTTATTTAGGGGCGATTCAAGCCTTGTCCCTCTACCGGGCCCGCTTTCATCCAGTGCCCATCACGGACGACGGCATGGCGATGGACCGTCTCCGCGAGGTCTTAGCCACCAGGAAGCCGAAGCTGATGTATCTGGTGCCCAACTTCCAGAACCCCGCGGGCATTACTTATACGGACCAGAACCGGGAGGCTGTGGCGGAATTGGTGCAAGGCCGGAATATTCTATTGGTTGAAGACGATCCCTACCGCGAGCTGCGCTTCACCGGAACTCACCAGACATCTTTCCGGAAGCTGCTGCCGGACCAGGCGATACTGCTAGGGTCGTTCTCGAAGATCATCGCCCCGGGTCTGCGTTTGGGTTGGGTGGCAGCTCCGGCCCGCATCATGCCCAAGCTGATCGTGGCCAAACAGGCCTCGGATTTACACAGCAATCATTTCGCCCAAAGGCTTATCTGGCAGTACCTGGCCGACAACGATATTGACAGCCACATCAGGACCATTGTGCAAGTTTATAGCCGGCAGCAGCAGTCCATGGTCAGGGGTATCAAAACCTACCTGCCGGCAACGGTGGGGCATACCCATCCCGCGGGCGGCATGTTTATCTGGCTGACCCTGCCGCAGGGGATTTCCTCGAAACGACTTTTCGATCTGGCCATTCAAGACAAAGTTGCCTTCGTGCCCGGCAGCCCCTTCTATGTAGATCGGCTGGAGACCGATACTTTGAGGCTCAATTTTTCCTGTGTCGATGAAGAAACCATTGGTATAGGCATGCAGCGCCTCGGTCGCGCGGTGGAGAAGTTGCTCGAACAGGTTAATGGTTAA
- a CDS encoding type II toxin-antitoxin system VapC family toxin, producing MSARKYVLDSYAILALVEDEPGAQAVAAIILNEKAEPYLSIINLGEAYYIVLRRQGKDAAAELGHAVRQEDRLVIAEATWPRVKAAAGIKAGGGLAYADAFGLGLAQELGACLVTGDPELRVAAAKVNVELLWIGR from the coding sequence ATGAGCGCCCGAAAGTATGTTCTGGACAGCTATGCCATTCTCGCACTCGTTGAGGATGAACCGGGGGCACAGGCGGTAGCCGCTATTATCCTAAATGAAAAAGCGGAACCCTACCTAAGTATAATTAATCTGGGAGAGGCCTACTACATTGTCTTGCGCCGGCAGGGTAAAGATGCCGCGGCGGAATTAGGGCACGCCGTCAGACAGGAAGATAGACTTGTCATCGCTGAAGCAACGTGGCCGAGAGTCAAAGCCGCCGCTGGGATCAAAGCGGGAGGCGGTTTAGCCTACGCGGATGCTTTCGGTTTGGGATTGGCTCAGGAATTAGGGGCGTGTTTAGTTACCGGCGATCCTGAACTCCGGGTTGCAGCCGCTAAGGTAAATGTGGAACTTCTTTGGATTGGCAGGTAA
- a CDS encoding AbrB/MazE/SpoVT family DNA-binding domain-containing protein has protein sequence MRKVVISEKGQICIPSSLRQRFGLQKGDRLAVEESDGAIILRPLPRHPLLALRGKLKGAGDEKLTDLLLQERTVDREREQR, from the coding sequence ATGCGGAAAGTAGTAATATCTGAAAAAGGGCAGATATGTATTCCTTCCTCTTTACGGCAGAGATTTGGTTTACAAAAGGGGGACCGTCTGGCGGTGGAGGAATCTGACGGAGCAATCATCTTGCGTCCTTTGCCCAGGCACCCGCTGTTGGCCCTTCGGGGGAAATTGAAGGGTGCGGGGGATGAGAAACTCACGGATCTCCTGCTCCAGGAACGCACCGTCGATAGGGAGCGAGAGCAGCGATGA
- a CDS encoding HU family DNA-binding protein — translation MVALAEAEKALNTLIQTIITTLQAGGRLSLPGFGVFSLSKRPAQSGLGSMTPLTLQPIPHPSFFLNQ, via the coding sequence ATTGTCGCGCTAGCTGAAGCGGAGAAGGCCCTAAATACCCTCATCCAAACCATCATCACTACCCTGCAGGCAGGCGGTCGGCTGTCCTTACCGGGATTCGGCGTATTCTCACTGAGCAAACGCCCGGCGCAGAGCGGCTTGGGAAGCATGACACCTTTGACCCTTCAACCGATCCCTCACCCCTCATTTTTTCTTAACCAGTGA
- a CDS encoding bile acid:sodium symporter family protein produces the protein MHLAQLAHLLIFIWLICLMFQVGLSVTVTQILASCQEARVLMRGLVVNLCLVPLFGFGLLLLFKAESLLSVGFLIAICFSGAPMGPAFTGFARGDVPFAIGLMVLLAFLTPLISPAVLSLLMGFLTKSQKIEIDYVQIVTPIFVGQFLPLGMGLTVNSLTPGCAGKVLAPVKMINKFLMLAVCVLVVATEYKTLKIFGIKAAIGIPALFAASAIAGWWLGGPGKGKRKAVMFNTTIRNASVALVIASGNFPGTPALAATFAYSLFSAVGTVLLIFLVRKTCDVTG, from the coding sequence GTGCATCTGGCTCAATTAGCCCACCTGCTTATATTTATCTGGCTTATTTGTCTGATGTTTCAGGTCGGGTTGTCCGTCACCGTGACCCAGATATTGGCATCCTGCCAGGAGGCCAGAGTCTTGATGCGGGGGCTGGTGGTCAATTTGTGCCTCGTGCCGTTATTCGGTTTCGGACTCCTACTGCTGTTTAAGGCCGAGTCTCTCTTATCCGTCGGATTTCTTATCGCCATCTGTTTTTCGGGGGCCCCCATGGGACCGGCCTTCACCGGTTTCGCCCGGGGAGACGTTCCCTTTGCCATCGGTCTCATGGTCCTCCTGGCCTTCTTGACCCCTCTAATCTCGCCAGCCGTCCTCAGCCTGCTCATGGGGTTTCTGACAAAAAGCCAGAAGATCGAAATTGATTACGTCCAGATAGTCACGCCTATTTTCGTGGGGCAGTTCCTGCCCCTGGGCATGGGCCTAACGGTCAACAGCCTGACACCCGGCTGCGCTGGAAAGGTTCTGGCTCCTGTCAAGATGATCAACAAATTTCTTATGCTGGCGGTGTGCGTGCTAGTAGTCGCGACGGAGTACAAAACGCTCAAGATCTTCGGGATTAAGGCCGCCATCGGCATCCCCGCCCTTTTTGCCGCCAGCGCCATAGCTGGGTGGTGGCTGGGAGGCCCGGGGAAGGGAAAACGAAAAGCTGTCATGTTTAACACCACGATCCGCAACGCCTCCGTTGCCCTGGTGATTGCCTCGGGCAACTTTCCCGGCACCCCTGCCCTGGCGGCGACTTTTGCATATTCCTTGTTTTCTGCGGTAGGAACAGTACTGCTCATCTTTCTGGTGCGAAAAACTTGTGATGTCACTGGTTAA
- a CDS encoding 4Fe-4S binding protein produces MDIFERLARKLDELPQGFPHTESGVELRILRHIFDEEDAAMALKLTPRFETAEDIARRLEQPVAETRTRLDEMAIKGQIGSFKMGGHQMYRLMPFVIGIYEQQRQSRLTHELVHLFEEYLPMLSQVAGGHPPHVARVIPAHGAISPELVLLPHEDIRQIIDRAKSFRVQDCICRREQALLGKQCHHATKTCLQFSMEADAYAYFKLDGDIITREDALKIAIEAENEGLVHTTHNVKDLPAGFLCNCCSCCCGLIRSLKEYHSPFVLAKSNYVAHIDPDSCQACGVCRDERCPMDAIEEGEGVYQVIDNRCIGCGVCVITCPGEAIALVARSEADRDLIAQDMQDWGQKKLER; encoded by the coding sequence ATGGATATTTTTGAGCGTCTCGCACGAAAATTGGACGAACTGCCGCAAGGCTTCCCGCACACGGAGAGCGGCGTTGAACTGAGAATCCTGAGGCACATCTTCGATGAGGAAGATGCGGCAATGGCCTTGAAGTTGACTCCTCGTTTCGAGACCGCGGAGGACATCGCCCGGCGCCTGGAACAACCCGTAGCCGAAACCCGGACGCGTCTGGATGAAATGGCAATTAAGGGCCAGATCGGTTCCTTTAAGATGGGGGGGCATCAGATGTATCGTCTCATGCCCTTTGTCATCGGCATTTACGAGCAGCAGCGGCAGAGCCGGCTCACCCATGAACTGGTCCATCTCTTTGAAGAATACCTGCCCATGCTCAGCCAGGTTGCGGGGGGGCATCCGCCTCATGTCGCCAGGGTCATTCCTGCGCACGGGGCCATCTCCCCGGAACTCGTTCTTTTGCCCCATGAGGACATCCGCCAGATTATCGACAGGGCGAAATCTTTCCGAGTCCAGGATTGCATCTGCCGCAGGGAACAGGCATTATTAGGCAAACAATGCCATCATGCCACCAAGACCTGCCTGCAGTTTTCCATGGAGGCTGACGCCTATGCCTATTTCAAGCTGGACGGTGATATTATCACCCGAGAAGATGCTCTGAAAATCGCCATCGAAGCCGAGAATGAGGGCCTGGTGCATACCACCCACAATGTAAAGGACTTACCGGCGGGGTTTCTGTGCAATTGCTGCTCCTGTTGTTGCGGCCTGATACGCAGTTTAAAAGAATACCACTCTCCTTTTGTCCTGGCAAAAAGCAACTATGTCGCCCACATTGACCCCGACAGTTGCCAGGCTTGCGGGGTATGCAGGGATGAACGGTGTCCCATGGATGCTATCGAAGAGGGGGAAGGAGTCTACCAGGTCATTGACAATAGATGCATCGGCTGCGGCGTCTGTGTCATCACCTGTCCCGGAGAGGCGATTGCCCTGGTGGCACGGTCGGAGGCGGACAGGGATTTGATTGCTCAGGATATGCAGGACTGGGGCCAAAAGAAATTGGAAAGGTAA
- a CDS encoding aconitase X — protein sequence MDKHVKKLQGITRVAGAVSGEALVTSEKLSHLVNAIGSDGVIRMNGHPLKGQSYAGKIIVYDTDIFSTGGALGLYFKSRIKQTGPLALICRRVHPISVGGAVDAQIPAVDGFDQDPCQEIKSGDLVRINAPEAGGEAIVEICPAGTGTPSGDTGQWSGPSKPVAQKRRIWPQDSLKLTFYEEEMLYGKHGRAKQAAMERLVEFGQGMASKRMVPICSAHVFSDWKNYDLVIGSWPLYEEFAALGAKVAVPTTVESTVMADELVHDQGMPWHYQVMMPAGEVYAAMRPVHEALKDMGVQVIPTCIPYMHLTPPRFGEFHVTAESNHAAYANIMLGARVNRDPANMVFYAAITGIMPEYGMHLAENRRGQMLFEVAPDLLPELQDVGDYVALGGAIGFRAVDRVPVVLGLNHLSNEQGKAFCACVSPALTYPMMHIVGVTPEARTMEEAFGGPIPKDVERISIGKQEIRELFHNTRQTDRQDIDVGVIGCPFLTFQELAGLAELLDGRTVKKRLWLYTDYVFYSAAKKAGLLARIEKSGARVVHSCCPGMIIRDASAAESLVYATDSLKVARLMSGIGWPKNWLGTRRDVVNAAITGRFEPSRWL from the coding sequence ATGGATAAGCACGTCAAAAAATTGCAGGGCATTACCCGAGTCGCCGGAGCCGTTTCAGGCGAGGCTTTGGTCACTTCTGAGAAACTGAGCCATCTGGTCAATGCCATAGGTTCGGACGGCGTGATCCGCATGAACGGCCACCCTCTTAAGGGCCAGTCTTATGCGGGCAAGATCATCGTCTACGATACCGACATCTTTTCCACCGGCGGAGCTTTGGGATTGTATTTCAAATCCAGAATCAAGCAAACCGGCCCCCTGGCGTTGATCTGCCGCAGGGTGCATCCCATCAGCGTGGGTGGGGCCGTGGACGCCCAAATCCCGGCGGTGGACGGTTTCGACCAGGATCCCTGCCAGGAGATCAAATCGGGTGACCTTGTCAGGATCAATGCTCCCGAAGCCGGCGGTGAGGCCATTGTCGAGATTTGCCCTGCAGGAACCGGAACTCCTTCTGGAGACACCGGCCAATGGTCGGGCCCGTCGAAGCCAGTCGCTCAAAAACGCCGGATATGGCCGCAGGACAGCCTGAAACTCACTTTTTATGAGGAAGAGATGCTGTACGGCAAGCACGGTCGAGCCAAGCAGGCCGCCATGGAGCGGTTGGTAGAGTTCGGGCAAGGTATGGCTTCGAAGCGTATGGTGCCGATTTGTTCGGCCCATGTCTTTTCCGATTGGAAAAACTATGATCTGGTGATCGGCAGCTGGCCGCTTTACGAGGAATTCGCCGCCCTGGGAGCGAAGGTCGCCGTGCCAACCACGGTGGAAAGCACCGTTATGGCCGACGAACTGGTCCATGACCAGGGGATGCCCTGGCATTATCAGGTCATGATGCCAGCCGGCGAGGTGTATGCCGCCATGAGACCGGTACATGAGGCCCTGAAAGACATGGGGGTGCAGGTGATCCCGACGTGCATCCCGTATATGCACCTCACCCCGCCAAGGTTCGGCGAGTTCCATGTGACGGCGGAATCCAATCATGCCGCCTACGCCAATATCATGCTGGGAGCCAGGGTTAATCGGGACCCGGCCAATATGGTGTTTTACGCCGCCATCACCGGAATAATGCCGGAATATGGCATGCACCTGGCCGAGAACCGCCGGGGGCAGATGCTTTTTGAGGTAGCCCCCGACCTGCTTCCGGAGTTGCAGGACGTGGGCGATTATGTCGCCTTGGGCGGGGCCATCGGCTTTCGCGCCGTGGATCGCGTCCCAGTGGTGCTGGGTCTAAATCATCTGAGCAACGAACAAGGCAAGGCCTTTTGCGCCTGCGTTTCCCCGGCTTTGACCTACCCGATGATGCATATTGTCGGCGTTACTCCGGAAGCCCGGACCATGGAGGAAGCCTTTGGCGGCCCGATTCCCAAAGATGTGGAACGCATCAGCATCGGCAAACAGGAGATAAGAGAATTGTTCCACAACACTCGCCAGACGGATCGGCAGGACATTGATGTCGGGGTGATCGGCTGTCCTTTTCTGACCTTCCAGGAGCTCGCCGGACTGGCCGAATTGCTGGATGGCCGCACGGTCAAAAAAAGGCTATGGCTCTATACGGATTACGTCTTCTACAGCGCAGCTAAAAAGGCGGGGCTGCTCGCCAGGATTGAAAAGAGCGGGGCCAGGGTAGTTCATTCCTGCTGTCCCGGGATGATCATTCGTGACGCCAGCGCGGCCGAATCCCTGGTCTATGCCACGGACAGCCTTAAAGTGGCCAGGCTCATGTCCGGAATCGGCTGGCCGAAAAACTGGCTGGGCACCCGCCGGGATGTGGTGAATGCTGCAATCACCGGCAGATTCGAGCCGTCACGGTGGCTCTGA